The following are encoded together in the Mesotoga infera genome:
- a CDS encoding phosphatase PAP2 family protein, producing MWDVLNQIELSVMHSLNAVMSGQFMDLFLSFMLFLERGALVWILLTVFLLFDKRFRRAGYMTSLGLGISLLIVFVVLKPVFGRLRPLEFIEGYTIIFPVPETYSFPSSPVAVAFAYAVVLWNNVKMLRAPLVLLSSLIALAEVYVYFSYISDVVAGAVIGLACGILTVWLFNKYTIIKPEKSDKSGV from the coding sequence ATGTGGGATGTTCTGAATCAGATTGAGCTCTCGGTTATGCATTCGCTTAATGCAGTTATGTCTGGACAGTTCATGGATCTTTTCCTTTCTTTCATGCTTTTTCTCGAGAGGGGGGCCTTGGTATGGATTCTTCTTACGGTATTTCTCCTCTTCGATAAGAGGTTTCGCAGAGCCGGCTACATGACTTCGCTCGGACTCGGCATAAGTCTTCTCATTGTCTTCGTCGTCCTGAAGCCCGTTTTCGGGAGGCTGCGACCGCTCGAATTTATCGAGGGGTATACTATCATTTTTCCAGTTCCCGAGACCTACTCCTTTCCCTCTTCTCCGGTCGCCGTCGCTTTTGCCTACGCTGTGGTCTTATGGAATAACGTCAAGATGCTCAGGGCCCCGCTAGTTCTGCTTTCTTCTCTAATAGCTCTGGCAGAAGTATACGTCTATTTCAGCTATATCTCGGATGTTGTTGCTGGCGCTGTTATAGGCCTTGCATGTGGAATTCTCACCGTCTGGCTCTTTAATAAGTACACCATTATCAAGCCTGAGAAAAGTGACAAATCCGGAGTCTAG